The region CTGAAAGCGCGGCGCTCTGGATCGTTGGCGACTTCTCCTGCTCGATCAGAGCAAGCAACGCCGGCGCGCTTTCTTCGGCGCCGGTCTCGCCCAGCGCGCTGATCAGACCTGCCCGTTCGTTTTCTTTGAAACCATTGTCGGAGATCATGCGCAACGCCAAAGTCGCAGCCTTTTTGTCGCCGATCCGCAGACCAAGGCGAACAACAGCGAGTCGAGGGCTGCCCTGACTCCACGTTTTGGTGAACCACGATTCCAGCGGACCCGGAACCTTCTCGAGTCGTCTGCCCGCCAGCGCTAATTCCATTCCAGCCAACACCCGGTCCACGTCCTGTGTCGTCGGCGCGAGTGACAACAACCGGGCGCAGGTTTCAAAGTCGCTGTCGGTGCCTTCGGCCGCGTATCGGCGCGACAATCGTTCGATTATGTATTGTCTGACCAGTTCACGTTCCCAAGCCCCGGGTTGCGACAACAGCGCGACGAACTGATCGCGATTCGAAATGGCCTTGCTTTCAATGGCCCACCAGACCAACAGGGGAATCTCTGGGTCATGGGCGTCTTCATCATGGTTCAGGAGTTCGCGGATGATCGGCAGCGCGTCTCCGCCCGGCAGACGCCTGGCTGAACAAGCCAGTTGATTGCGAACCACGGGGCTCGACTCCGCACGCGCGACCTCTACCAGGTGTTGCTCGACGTCCGGCGAGACATTTTTCGCATCTCCGAGGAAGCGAATCGTCCACGCCCGCACGTCCTCGCTCCGGTGTTTCATCAGCCTTTCAGCAAGGTCATCATCGAATCCGCCGCCAACGTAAAGTGTCCAGAGACTCTCCAGAGCCAGATGATCATCTTTCGTGCTGAAAATGTTCTCCCGAAGCGCCGGCAAAATGGTCGGGTCGCGTCGCTCGGCCAGCAACCGTCGGGCCGTCCTGGCAAACCACTCGTTGGTGCGGGAAAGCATTTCGACCAACTTCGGACTGGTTGCCTTTGATAAATCGAACCGCGCGACCGGTTTCGCGCCGTTCGCCTGCAGTTTGTAGATCCGGCCGTTGCTTCGGTCCCAAGTGTCGAGCGGATCGACATGTGTGGCGCGCTTGTCGCACCAGTCCGCTATGAACACGGAACCGTCCGGTCCGGTTTCGCAATCAACCGGTCGGAACGTCACGTCGTCCGTTTCGAGAAGCGGGCCACCGAAGTGCCCTTTGAATCCGGAACCATCGCGCTCCAGCACGTGCCAATAAACTGCGTTCGCCAGCAGATTGCCCGCGATGTATGCGCCGTTGAAACGCGAGGGAAACGCGCCACCTTGATAGACAATCCCGCCGTCGGTGACATGACCTCCTTTGAATCCGCGGTAAGGAATGTGATCGAAATACCCGAAGGTATAAGGGTTGTGCAAGGGGCCGTGTTTGCTGAAGCCCTTGATGTAATAGCCGCCCTGGACCTGGTGCAAAGCGATCTGCTCGCCAAAATTCGTGCCGGCGATGACGTTGCCATGCTCGTCGAAATCAAGACCCCATGTGTTTCCACCACCTTCGGCAAACAACTCGAATTCGCGCGTTCGGGGATGGTAACGCCAGATGCCTTGCTGGAATTCGATGCCGCGGATGTGCGCCGTCACCGTGCTGCCTTGCGCGCCGTAAAGCCAGCCGTCCGGCCCCCAGGTCAGCGAGTTCGCCACCGCGTGCGCGTCCTCCAGTCCGAAACCGCTCAACAACACTTCGGGATCGCCGTCAGGGACGTCGTCGTGGTTGCGATCAGGATAAAATAGAAGATAAGGCGCCTGCAGAATGAACACGCCGCCTTGGCCTATGGCCATGCCGGAGGCAAGATTCAAGCCGGTCACAAAGTCCTTGAACTTGTCGAAACGACCATCCCCATCGGTGTCTTCGCAAATGGTGATCCTGTCCGCGCCCTTTGGTCCACGGGGCGGTGGGTCCGGCACGCGGTCGTATTTGGTGCGGAGGTATTGATCCACGCTCACGGGCTTGAGGCCGGCGGGCGCCGGGTATTGGAGGTATTGAATCACCCACATCCGCCCGCGTTCATCAAAGCTGATGGAGAGCGGCTGGCGAATGTCCGGTTCGCCGGCAACAAGCTTCACCTCGAAGCCGTCGGCGACCTTCATGTGTTTCAACGCTTCTTCGGGTGAAGGCGCGGCCGCGTTTGCCGGCAAACTCGGAAGGGAAAAGGTCCCAATTGAAAGTAGCACGACGCCCAGCAGCGAAGCACCGCTTCGTTCGGCAAAAAGAGGGACGTTCGCCATAGGTTGCGTCTCCAGTTTACCAACCCGCAACTTCGTACAGCAATCA is a window of Candidatus Angelobacter sp. DNA encoding:
- a CDS encoding PVC-type heme-binding CxxCH protein, whose product is MANVPLFAERSGASLLGVVLLSIGTFSLPSLPANAAAPSPEEALKHMKVADGFEVKLVAGEPDIRQPLSISFDERGRMWVIQYLQYPAPAGLKPVSVDQYLRTKYDRVPDPPPRGPKGADRITICEDTDGDGRFDKFKDFVTGLNLASGMAIGQGGVFILQAPYLLFYPDRNHDDVPDGDPEVLLSGFGLEDAHAVANSLTWGPDGWLYGAQGSTVTAHIRGIEFQQGIWRYHPRTREFELFAEGGGNTWGLDFDEHGNVIAGTNFGEQIALHQVQGGYYIKGFSKHGPLHNPYTFGYFDHIPYRGFKGGHVTDGGIVYQGGAFPSRFNGAYIAGNLLANAVYWHVLERDGSGFKGHFGGPLLETDDVTFRPVDCETGPDGSVFIADWCDKRATHVDPLDTWDRSNGRIYKLQANGAKPVARFDLSKATSPKLVEMLSRTNEWFARTARRLLAERRDPTILPALRENIFSTKDDHLALESLWTLYVGGGFDDDLAERLMKHRSEDVRAWTIRFLGDAKNVSPDVEQHLVEVARAESSPVVRNQLACSARRLPGGDALPIIRELLNHDEDAHDPEIPLLVWWAIESKAISNRDQFVALLSQPGAWERELVRQYIIERLSRRYAAEGTDSDFETCARLLSLAPTTQDVDRVLAGMELALAGRRLEKVPGPLESWFTKTWSQGSPRLAVVRLGLRIGDKKAATLALRMISDNGFKENERAGLISALGETGAEESAPALLALIEQEKSPTIQSAALSALRHFPLSAVAERLLAMYPTLPAGSRQQVRGALCSRAAWAAQLLDAVDAGKVDAKDV